A single Musa acuminata AAA Group cultivar baxijiao chromosome BXJ2-1, Cavendish_Baxijiao_AAA, whole genome shotgun sequence DNA region contains:
- the LOC103990041 gene encoding LEAF RUST 10 DISEASE-RESISTANCE LOCUS RECEPTOR-LIKE PROTEIN KINASE-like 1.2 isoform X1, protein MNPGILLSLKVFLILSLVEDRPVLAATIGSGDCQPQRCGNQTIKYPFWLSNKQPSYCGVPPFNVTCISSGGQAETLSFNVFDGLYHVKNIFYENKSVQITAAGFEDDRCLLPTFNITSGLYPFDLSSANKRIFFLSNCSSSMNLSAFQNISCAADGGLTYFGGEYNGSGKLNFSGGVCKLFVVPVVGYIDVGIDVNYSALLRTGWLLNWTAPDCTECSDSGGQCGFNDTTSKFMCICPDRVHTRKCEIVPDVAAHSRRTKHIIIGVSVSAGFLALACAVGFLIYQYKKRKMNSTSSKFLTRNASSSHMNTEVGAHFQTHLFSYGELMAATDCFDTSRELGDGGFGTVYKGKLRDGRTVAVKRLYERNYKRVEQFMNEVEILSLLRHQNLVSLYGCTSHRSRELLLVYEFVPNGTVADHLHGSRASERILTWPMRLNIAIETADALAYLHAVDPPIIHRDVKTNNILLDSSFHVKVADFGLSRLFPVNATHVSTAPQGTPGYVDPEYHQCFQLTDKSDVYSFGVVLVELISSKQAIDITRQRSEIHLANMAITKIQNHELEDLVDPELCCPSDEVTKMMITMVAELAFRCLQSDGDMRPPIKEVLEGLRAIESKTYKTDKKEKNDVWTQDDATGVRNIAVFSPDCVTGKWVSQSTTPNTSQ, encoded by the exons ATGAATCCCGGAATCTTACTGAGCCTCAAGGTCTTCTTGATCCTTTCTCTGGTGGAAGACAGACCAGTCCTTGCCGCAACTATTGGGTCTGGGGATTGTCAGCCTCAAAGATGCGGGAATCAGACAATCAAGTACCCTTTCTGGCTCAGCAATAAGCAACCGTCTTATTGTGGCGTTCCTCCGTTCAACGTCACCTGCATCAGCAGCGGCGGCCAAGCCGAAACCCTTTCTTTTAACGTTTTTGACGGTTTATATCATGTCAAGAACATCTTCTACGAGAACAAGTCGGTTCAGATCACTGCCGCCGGATTCGAAGATGATCGGTGCCTGTTACCAACCTTCAACATCACTTCCGGCCTCTACCCCTTCGACCTCAGCTCCGCCAACAAGCGCATCTTCTTCCTCTCCAATTGCTCGAGCTCGATGAATCTATCTGCCTTCCAAAACATATCTTGTGCTGCTGATGGAGGACTGACCTACTTCGGCGGTGAGTACAATGGCTCGGGCAAGCTGAACTTTTCCGGTGGAGTATGTAAGCTGTTTGTGGTGCCGGTGGTGGGTTACATCGATGTGGGCATCGATGTAAACTACTCTGCACTGCTGAGGACTGGGTGGTTGCTGAATTGGACGGCGCCGGATTGTACAGAGTGCAGTGACAGCGGCGGCCAATGTGGGTTCAATGACACGACATCAAAATTCATGTGCATCTGCCCTGACCGAGTCCATACAAGGAAATGTG AGATTGTTCCTGATGTTGCAGCTCATTCAAGGAGGACAAAGCATATAATTATAG GTGTTTCTGTCTCAGCTGGTTTCCTTGCTCTAGCATGTGCCGTGGGCTTTCTCATTTACCAGTACAAGAAAAGGAAAATGAACTCCACATCCTCCAAGTTTCTCACTAGAAATGCCTCTTCTTCACATATGAACACCGAAGTGGGTGCCCATTTCCAGACTCACCTCTTCTCCTATGGCGAACTTATGGCAGCTACCGACTGCTTTGACACCTCGAGAGAACTTGGTGATGGAGGTTTTGGCACTGTGTATAAAG GCAAACTTCGAGATGGTCGAACAGTTGCAGTGAAGCGACTGTATGAGAGAAACTATAAGCGGGTCGAGCAGTTCATGAATGAGGTTGAGATCCTCTCCCTTCTTCGTCACCAGAACCTTGTTAGCCTCTACGGCTGCACCTCCCACCGCAGTCGTGAGCTCCTCCTCGTTTATGAGTTTGTGCCAAATGGCACCGTTGCAGACCATCTCCATGGCAGCCGTGCCAGTGAGCGAATCCTAACATGGCCTATGCGTCTGAACATAGCCATTGAGACAGCTGATGCTCTTGCATACCTCCATGCTGTTGACCCACCTATCATACACCGCGATGTCAAGACCAACAACATTCTACTGGACAGCAGCTTCCACGTAAAAGTTGCAGATTTTGGGCTCTCACGTCTCTTTCCGGTCAATGCTACGCATGTGTCCACTGCTCCACAGGGCACACCGGGGTACGTAGACCCCGAGTACCATCAGTGTTTCCAGCTTACGGACAAGAGCGATGTTTATAGCTTTGGCGTGGTGCTGGTTGAGCTTATATCATCGAAACAAGCCATCGATATCACCAGGCAGCGGAGTGAGATCCATTTGGCCAACATGGCAATTACTAAGATCCAGAACCATGAATTAGAAGACCTGGTGGATCCAGAGCTCTGTTGTCCATCCGATGAGGTGACGAAGATGATGATCACCATGGTGGCAGAATTGGCATTCAGGTGTTTGCAATCAGATGGGGACATGAGGCCACCAATCAAGGAGGTCCTCGAGGGGTTGAGAGCGATCGAGAGTAAGACATACAAGACCGATAAGAAGGAGAAAAATGATGTTTGGACACAGGATGATGCTACTGGGGTACGGAACATTGCAGTGTTCTCTCCTGATTGTGTCACAGGCAAGTGGGTGAGTCAATCTACTACACCAAACACCAGTCAATAA
- the LOC135598086 gene encoding uncharacterized protein LOC135598086, with protein MATLQKFKLLATQCAAPAASPSRSPGPAAAIAPSSPAFRLRRRRSLRTLLGRASSRRAAAAVPGKPPPAPDRPSEKRALLSHSLADLFVSSPPPGGAEGGHESAAGAVRRFGFDILAAGGRAGGGPRFGSRGLRYRLLRRTWRPVLVAIPE; from the coding sequence ATGGCGACGCTTCAGAAGTTTAAGCTGCTCGCGACGCAGTGCGCGGCGCCGGCCGCCAGCCCGTCGAGAAGCCCCGGCCCCGCCGCGGCAATCGCCCCCTCCAGCCCCGCTTTCCGGTTGCGCCGCCGGAGGAGCCTCAGGACGCTCCTCGGCCGGGCGTCGTCCCGTCGGGCCGCGGCCGCGGTCCCCGGGAAGCCGCCCCCGGCGCCGGATCGCCCGTCGGAGAAGCGGGCCTTGTTGAGCCACTCGCTCGCGGATCTGTTCGTCTCCTCGCCCCCGCCGGGTGGAGCGGAAGGAGGGCACGAGTCCGCCGCCGGAGCCGTGCGGAGGTTCGGGTTCGACATCCTCGCCGCCGGGGGTAGAGCCGGCGGGGGACCCAGGTTTGGGTCTCGCGGCTTGAGGTACCGGTTGCTGCGGCGGACCTGGCGGCCGGTGCTCGTCGCCATTCCCGAGTGA
- the LOC103990041 gene encoding LEAF RUST 10 DISEASE-RESISTANCE LOCUS RECEPTOR-LIKE PROTEIN KINASE-like 1.2 isoform X2: MNPGILLSLKVFLILSLVEDRPVLAATIGSGDCQPQRCGNQTIKYPFWLSNKQPSYCGVPPFNVTCISSGGQAETLSFNVFDGLYHVKNIFYENKSVQITAAGFEDDRCLLPTFNITSGLYPFDLSSANKRIFFLSNCSSSMNLSAFQNISCAADGGLTYFGGEYNGSGKLNFSGGVCKLFVVPVVGYIDVGIDVNYSALLRTGWLLNWTAPDCTECSDSGGQCGFNDTTSKFMCICPDRVHTRKCAHSRRTKHIIIGVSVSAGFLALACAVGFLIYQYKKRKMNSTSSKFLTRNASSSHMNTEVGAHFQTHLFSYGELMAATDCFDTSRELGDGGFGTVYKGKLRDGRTVAVKRLYERNYKRVEQFMNEVEILSLLRHQNLVSLYGCTSHRSRELLLVYEFVPNGTVADHLHGSRASERILTWPMRLNIAIETADALAYLHAVDPPIIHRDVKTNNILLDSSFHVKVADFGLSRLFPVNATHVSTAPQGTPGYVDPEYHQCFQLTDKSDVYSFGVVLVELISSKQAIDITRQRSEIHLANMAITKIQNHELEDLVDPELCCPSDEVTKMMITMVAELAFRCLQSDGDMRPPIKEVLEGLRAIESKTYKTDKKEKNDVWTQDDATGVRNIAVFSPDCVTGKWVSQSTTPNTSQ, translated from the exons ATGAATCCCGGAATCTTACTGAGCCTCAAGGTCTTCTTGATCCTTTCTCTGGTGGAAGACAGACCAGTCCTTGCCGCAACTATTGGGTCTGGGGATTGTCAGCCTCAAAGATGCGGGAATCAGACAATCAAGTACCCTTTCTGGCTCAGCAATAAGCAACCGTCTTATTGTGGCGTTCCTCCGTTCAACGTCACCTGCATCAGCAGCGGCGGCCAAGCCGAAACCCTTTCTTTTAACGTTTTTGACGGTTTATATCATGTCAAGAACATCTTCTACGAGAACAAGTCGGTTCAGATCACTGCCGCCGGATTCGAAGATGATCGGTGCCTGTTACCAACCTTCAACATCACTTCCGGCCTCTACCCCTTCGACCTCAGCTCCGCCAACAAGCGCATCTTCTTCCTCTCCAATTGCTCGAGCTCGATGAATCTATCTGCCTTCCAAAACATATCTTGTGCTGCTGATGGAGGACTGACCTACTTCGGCGGTGAGTACAATGGCTCGGGCAAGCTGAACTTTTCCGGTGGAGTATGTAAGCTGTTTGTGGTGCCGGTGGTGGGTTACATCGATGTGGGCATCGATGTAAACTACTCTGCACTGCTGAGGACTGGGTGGTTGCTGAATTGGACGGCGCCGGATTGTACAGAGTGCAGTGACAGCGGCGGCCAATGTGGGTTCAATGACACGACATCAAAATTCATGTGCATCTGCCCTGACCGAGTCCATACAAGGAAATGTG CTCATTCAAGGAGGACAAAGCATATAATTATAG GTGTTTCTGTCTCAGCTGGTTTCCTTGCTCTAGCATGTGCCGTGGGCTTTCTCATTTACCAGTACAAGAAAAGGAAAATGAACTCCACATCCTCCAAGTTTCTCACTAGAAATGCCTCTTCTTCACATATGAACACCGAAGTGGGTGCCCATTTCCAGACTCACCTCTTCTCCTATGGCGAACTTATGGCAGCTACCGACTGCTTTGACACCTCGAGAGAACTTGGTGATGGAGGTTTTGGCACTGTGTATAAAG GCAAACTTCGAGATGGTCGAACAGTTGCAGTGAAGCGACTGTATGAGAGAAACTATAAGCGGGTCGAGCAGTTCATGAATGAGGTTGAGATCCTCTCCCTTCTTCGTCACCAGAACCTTGTTAGCCTCTACGGCTGCACCTCCCACCGCAGTCGTGAGCTCCTCCTCGTTTATGAGTTTGTGCCAAATGGCACCGTTGCAGACCATCTCCATGGCAGCCGTGCCAGTGAGCGAATCCTAACATGGCCTATGCGTCTGAACATAGCCATTGAGACAGCTGATGCTCTTGCATACCTCCATGCTGTTGACCCACCTATCATACACCGCGATGTCAAGACCAACAACATTCTACTGGACAGCAGCTTCCACGTAAAAGTTGCAGATTTTGGGCTCTCACGTCTCTTTCCGGTCAATGCTACGCATGTGTCCACTGCTCCACAGGGCACACCGGGGTACGTAGACCCCGAGTACCATCAGTGTTTCCAGCTTACGGACAAGAGCGATGTTTATAGCTTTGGCGTGGTGCTGGTTGAGCTTATATCATCGAAACAAGCCATCGATATCACCAGGCAGCGGAGTGAGATCCATTTGGCCAACATGGCAATTACTAAGATCCAGAACCATGAATTAGAAGACCTGGTGGATCCAGAGCTCTGTTGTCCATCCGATGAGGTGACGAAGATGATGATCACCATGGTGGCAGAATTGGCATTCAGGTGTTTGCAATCAGATGGGGACATGAGGCCACCAATCAAGGAGGTCCTCGAGGGGTTGAGAGCGATCGAGAGTAAGACATACAAGACCGATAAGAAGGAGAAAAATGATGTTTGGACACAGGATGATGCTACTGGGGTACGGAACATTGCAGTGTTCTCTCCTGATTGTGTCACAGGCAAGTGGGTGAGTCAATCTACTACACCAAACACCAGTCAATAA
- the LOC135598855 gene encoding LEAF RUST 10 DISEASE-RESISTANCE LOCUS RECEPTOR-LIKE PROTEIN KINASE-like 2.1 isoform X1 — protein MNLSAFQNISCAADGGLAYFGGEYNGSGKLNFSGGVCKLFVVPVVGYIDVGIDVNYSALLRTGWLLNWTAPDCTECSDSGGQCGFNDTASKFMCICPDQVHTRKCEIVLDVAAHSRRTKHIIIVFSSFGGFLLCLCVFLLIYYKKSHEGNVQSAEALLNMHGSLSPQRYKYSEIKRMTTSFSHKLGHGGYGTVYKGTLQDGRSVAVKLLTASKGNGEEFINEVVSISRTSHVNIVSLLGFCLEGSKRALVYEFMPNGSLEKFIDAEDYETRTPIGLEKLYEISVGIARGLEYLHRGCNTRIVHFDIKPHNILLDQDFCPKISDFGLAKLGSPKESILSMAAPRGTVGYIAPEVFSRNFGAVSSKADVYSYGMMVLEMVGGRKNIDAVVESTSEIYFPHWIYDRLDGKNEIDISGLNSENEETVRKMIIVGLWCIQMMPGNRPSMSEIVDMLEGSIKDLQMPPRP, from the exons ATGAATCTATCTGCCTTCCAAAACATATCTTGTGCTGCTGATGGAGGACTGGCCTACTTCGGCGGTGAGTACAATGGCTCGGGCAAGCTGAACTTTTCCGGTGGAGTATGTAAGCTGTTTGTGGTGCCGGTGGTGGGTTACATCGATGTGGGCATCGATGTAAACTACTCTGCACTGCTGAGGACTGGGTGGTTGCTGAACTGGACGGCGCCGGATTGTACAGAGTGCAGTGACAGCGGCGGCCAATGTGGATTCAATGACACGGCATCAAAATTCATGTGCATCTGCCCTGACCAAGTCCATACAAGGAAATGTG AGATTGTTCTTGATGTTGCAGCTCATTCAAGGAGGACAAAGCATATAATTATAG TATTTTCTAGCTTTGGAGGGTTTCTCTTATGTCTGTGTGTATTCCTCTTGATCTACTATAAGAAGTCTCATGAGGGAAATGTGCAGAGTGCTGAAGCCTTACTAAACATGCATGGCTCCCTATCCCCACAGAGGTACAAGTATTCTGAGATAAAGAGGATGACCACATCCTTCAGCCACAAGCTTGGACATGGTGGCTATGGCACTGTGTACAAGGGCACTCTCCAAGATGGCCGCTCAGTGGCTGTGAAGCTCCTAACTGCATCCAAAGGAAACGGAGAGGAGTTCATCAATGAGGTCGTCAGCATCAGTAGAACATCCCATGTTAACATCGTCAGTCTTCTGGGTTTCTGCTTGGAGGGATCAAAGAGGGCTCTTGTCTACGAATTCATGCCAAATGGATCCCTAGAGAAGTTTATCGACGCCGAGGACTACGAAACAAGAACACCAATTGGGTTGGAGAAGCTGTACGAGATCTCGGTGGGCATTGCACGAGGCCTGGAATACCTGCACCGCGGATGCAACACTCGTATCGTTCACTTCGACATCAAGCCTCACAACATCCTCCTGGACCAAGACTTCTGCCCAAAGATCTCAGATTTCGGACTGGCAAAGCTGGGATCTCCCAAAGAAAGCATCCTCTCGATGGCAGCTCCTCGTGGCACTGTGGGATACATCGCCCCGGAAGTGTTCTCCAGGAACTTCGGAGCTGTGTCCAGTAAGGCTGATGTCTACAGCTATGGGATGATGGTGCTGGAAATGGTGGGGGGAAGGAAGAACATAGATGCAGTAGTCGAGAGCACCAGCGAGATATACTTTCCTCATTGGATCTACGATCGTCTTGACGGGAAGAATGAGATCGACATATCAGGTTTGAACAGTGAGAATGAGGAGACTGTGAGGAAGATGATAATTGTTGGTCTGTGGTGCATACAGATGATGCCTGGGAATCGACCGTCGATGAGTGAGATAGTGGATATGTTGGAAGGAAGCATCAAAGACCTGCAGATGCCACCGAGGCCATAA
- the LOC135598855 gene encoding LEAF RUST 10 DISEASE-RESISTANCE LOCUS RECEPTOR-LIKE PROTEIN KINASE-like 2.1 isoform X2 has protein sequence MNLSAFQNISCAADGGLAYFGGEYNGSGKLNFSGGVCKLFVVPVVGYIDVGIDVNYSALLRTGWLLNWTAPDCTECSDSGGQCGFNDTASKFMCICPDQVHTRKCAHSRRTKHIIIVFSSFGGFLLCLCVFLLIYYKKSHEGNVQSAEALLNMHGSLSPQRYKYSEIKRMTTSFSHKLGHGGYGTVYKGTLQDGRSVAVKLLTASKGNGEEFINEVVSISRTSHVNIVSLLGFCLEGSKRALVYEFMPNGSLEKFIDAEDYETRTPIGLEKLYEISVGIARGLEYLHRGCNTRIVHFDIKPHNILLDQDFCPKISDFGLAKLGSPKESILSMAAPRGTVGYIAPEVFSRNFGAVSSKADVYSYGMMVLEMVGGRKNIDAVVESTSEIYFPHWIYDRLDGKNEIDISGLNSENEETVRKMIIVGLWCIQMMPGNRPSMSEIVDMLEGSIKDLQMPPRP, from the exons ATGAATCTATCTGCCTTCCAAAACATATCTTGTGCTGCTGATGGAGGACTGGCCTACTTCGGCGGTGAGTACAATGGCTCGGGCAAGCTGAACTTTTCCGGTGGAGTATGTAAGCTGTTTGTGGTGCCGGTGGTGGGTTACATCGATGTGGGCATCGATGTAAACTACTCTGCACTGCTGAGGACTGGGTGGTTGCTGAACTGGACGGCGCCGGATTGTACAGAGTGCAGTGACAGCGGCGGCCAATGTGGATTCAATGACACGGCATCAAAATTCATGTGCATCTGCCCTGACCAAGTCCATACAAGGAAATGTG CTCATTCAAGGAGGACAAAGCATATAATTATAG TATTTTCTAGCTTTGGAGGGTTTCTCTTATGTCTGTGTGTATTCCTCTTGATCTACTATAAGAAGTCTCATGAGGGAAATGTGCAGAGTGCTGAAGCCTTACTAAACATGCATGGCTCCCTATCCCCACAGAGGTACAAGTATTCTGAGATAAAGAGGATGACCACATCCTTCAGCCACAAGCTTGGACATGGTGGCTATGGCACTGTGTACAAGGGCACTCTCCAAGATGGCCGCTCAGTGGCTGTGAAGCTCCTAACTGCATCCAAAGGAAACGGAGAGGAGTTCATCAATGAGGTCGTCAGCATCAGTAGAACATCCCATGTTAACATCGTCAGTCTTCTGGGTTTCTGCTTGGAGGGATCAAAGAGGGCTCTTGTCTACGAATTCATGCCAAATGGATCCCTAGAGAAGTTTATCGACGCCGAGGACTACGAAACAAGAACACCAATTGGGTTGGAGAAGCTGTACGAGATCTCGGTGGGCATTGCACGAGGCCTGGAATACCTGCACCGCGGATGCAACACTCGTATCGTTCACTTCGACATCAAGCCTCACAACATCCTCCTGGACCAAGACTTCTGCCCAAAGATCTCAGATTTCGGACTGGCAAAGCTGGGATCTCCCAAAGAAAGCATCCTCTCGATGGCAGCTCCTCGTGGCACTGTGGGATACATCGCCCCGGAAGTGTTCTCCAGGAACTTCGGAGCTGTGTCCAGTAAGGCTGATGTCTACAGCTATGGGATGATGGTGCTGGAAATGGTGGGGGGAAGGAAGAACATAGATGCAGTAGTCGAGAGCACCAGCGAGATATACTTTCCTCATTGGATCTACGATCGTCTTGACGGGAAGAATGAGATCGACATATCAGGTTTGAACAGTGAGAATGAGGAGACTGTGAGGAAGATGATAATTGTTGGTCTGTGGTGCATACAGATGATGCCTGGGAATCGACCGTCGATGAGTGAGATAGTGGATATGTTGGAAGGAAGCATCAAAGACCTGCAGATGCCACCGAGGCCATAA